From the genome of Nicotiana tabacum cultivar K326 chromosome 17, ASM71507v2, whole genome shotgun sequence:
GCGTGAAGGAGTTGCAAAGGTTGACCGGAAGATTGGCATCTCTTAGTAGATTTATATCTAGATCCTCAGAAAAGTGTCATCGGTTCTTTTCATTATTCAAAAAGAAGAATGACTTCTCATGGATATCAGAGTGTCAGCAAACGTTGAAAGATTTGAAGAAATACTTGTCCAACCTACCTTTAATGTCCAAACTGAAGGATAGATAGAAAGTTTTAGTATATTTAGTGGTTTCAGAAGTAGAGATAAGTGAAATTCTGGTCCAGAAAAATGAAGATATGCAGTTctctatttattatgttagtaagatATTGTCAGGTGCGAAAACTCGATATCCGCATCTGGAAAAGTTGGCTCTAGTTCTCGTAGTTGCCTctcgaaagcttagaccctactttcaatgccacccaatAGCCGTTATGATGACTTTTTCCCTGAGAAATGTCCTTCATAAACCTGAGTTATCGGGTCGGTTGGCTAAATGGGTAGTTGAATTTAGTAAATTCGATATTGAATATAAACCGCAGATCGCaatcaagtcacaagttttggccaacTGCGTGGCTAACTTTAGTTCGGAAATGATGCCTTTAGCTACCAAAAAAGCAGTTTTGGTATTGGTGACTGGATTCAGATTCTGGACCTTCTTTGCGAATGGCGCATCAATGTGAAAGGGTCCAGTCTTAGGATAGTATTAATTACTCCTTCGGGATAAATCCTAAGGTAGGCCATACGAACTgttcctttaactaacaatgaagccgagtatgaggctatggttttttttttttttttttggactcAAATTAGCCCTTGGACTAGGCTTCGAGGTGATTAAAGTAAAGTGTGATTCCCAGTTAGTGGTTAATCACATATATGAGATTTTTTATGCTAAAGAAGAGCGTATGGAGCAGTACTTAAATAGAGTCCAAGTTTTACTTTTCCGGTTCAGGGAGTGGTCGGTGATCTATATCTCAAGAGAGGAGAACGTAGAGGCTGATGCATTAGCTAACTTGGGTTCTTCAACAAAGATAAAAAGGGATGATTCTGGTGTAGTTGTACAGTTATTGCATTCAGTCCTAGATGTGGATGGTTATTGCGAAGTTAATTCAACAAATCTAGTTTGGGATAGGAGAGATGAATTTATAGAGTATCTAAGACATGACAAATTACTTGATAATTCCAAAACTTCCCGGGCACCCAGAACAAAAGTTGTATGTTATTATCTTATTGATAGACAATTATACCGGAGATCTTTTCAGGGTCCGTTGGCTCGATGCTTAGGACCAGCGGAAGCTGATTATATAATGGGGGAAGTTCATGAGGGAGTTTGTGGCAATCATTCTGTAGCATATTTATTGGTGTTCAAGTTAATGTGACCCGGTTACTATTGGCCCCGAATGGAACAAGATTCAAAGATGTTTGTGCTAAAATGTGATAAATATCAACGTTATGCTCAATTAGTACACTTGTACACCAGTCAGCTGCCATAAGATTATTTCataatactgccgaggcgaactgTCTGCTCCCATAAGAATATTGAAACTTTCAACAGTTCACTAGCCCAACTCGCGAAGACACGTGCGAGTTTAAGTGGTCACGAAACTACCGATCAAGCAAGTACAACACGAGGATATGTACATAAGAGGAATCATAACTCTATCGATAATAAAGTATCCCGCCGAGTTCTTAAAATAGCACGGCTCGGTAACCTACACAAGTCCAGTCTCAAGTTAAATCACAAATTGGAGCATTTAAACATGTAAGAACAATTCAAATAATACA
Proteins encoded in this window:
- the LOC142171816 gene encoding uncharacterized protein LOC142171816 codes for the protein MEQYLNRVQVLLFRFREWSVIYISREENVEADALANLGSSTKIKRDDSGVVVQLLHSVLDVDGYCEVNSTNLVWDRRDEFIEYLRHDKLLDNSKTSRAPRTKVVCYYLIDRQLYRRSFQGPLARCLGPAEADYIMGEVHEGVCGNHSVAYLLVFKLM